The sequence below is a genomic window from Chthoniobacterales bacterium.
TTTCCGGCCGGGCGGTCGCGAAATTGAACCACGATTTTGCCGACGTCGTCCGCACCGGCGAATTCGTGCAGGGAACGGCGTTACGTCAGGAGAAAAACGAGCCGGATATTTGGGAATTGCCCCGCCTGATCTTTACTCCGCATCGACGCAGCTTCGGCCGCTTGCGTCAGCTCATCGACGCGATCAACGGGGCGGAGCTCGCGTGAGCGTCAACGAAGCCGCAGCTCGCGCCGCTTGAAAATAACGCATGCGATCAGCAGGACAGCACCGGCATAGAGAAGATTTTCCAGCAACACCTGACCGTAGAGGACATATTTCGGGTCCACCATTTCCTTCTTAAAACTGTCTTCAATCAGATCGACCTGCATTCGAGCGGGAGCGAGATAATAGGCGAAAAACGATGGGACGCGATATAACCAGAACGGATGTCCCATCGTGCTCTTCACCAACGTTGGCAGGATGGTGAGGAGGAAGGTAAGGGCGCCGGCGGCGGCAGGAGGTAGAACCACGCTGAGCCCGACACTCACGCCGCTAAAAAACGTTGCGTGGACGAACAAATCAACGAGCCCCAGCCAGAAGAGCGAGCCGTATTGAAGATGGAAGAAGCTGCCCCAGAGGAGAGCGCCGACAATGCCGAAGAGGAGGAACGCCCAGAGGAACAACAGGACTCCGATCCATCGCCCGAGGAGATACGTCCAGCGCGCCACCGGACGCGCCAAGACTGTCACGATCGTTTTCGATTTGAGTTCCGAGGGAATCGCTGTCGCGCCGAGAAACAAGGCGAGAAAAAACGCGGCGGAGTCCCAGGTTTCGAGAATTCTTACGAAGCTCTGCTTGGCCATATTAATCACGACCTGGGTCTCGCCGGCCTGCTCGGCCATGCGAGCGTAAACCATCTCGCTGCCTAGCAGAGCAATGACGATGAGCGAAAGAATCAGAACCAGATAAAGGACCCGGCGATGAAGCGTCTCTTGAAACGACGTCAGGATGATCGCGCGCAGCTTAACCATGGGAGGTCCCTCCGGCGTATTTCATGTAAAGATCTTCGAGCGAGCGAGTCCGGCGAACAGAACCGATCTCGGCATTGGCTTCGAGTAAATGCCGAAGCAAACTACTTTTGTCCGCGGTCGAACAGCGCACCACAACATCGGCCCCCTGTTCGCGAAGATCGGAGGCGCCGATCGATTCCCGAACGCGTGGCGAGCAATTGACAACTTCGATTTCCCATTCGTCCGGACCGCCGCGAAGCGACGCCATGGTGGCGGAGAACGCAACCGAGCCTTGACGGAGAATAACGACATGATCGCAGGTGCGTTCCACGTCAGACAAGATGTGACTGCTCAGGAAAACCGTCGTGCCGCGATTTTTTTCTTCGAGAATAATTTCCGCCACGAGTTTGCGCCCTTCCGGGTCGAGACCCGTGGTCGGCTCGTCGAGAATCAGCAGTTCTGGCTGATGCAAAAGCGCCTGGGCTAGTCCCAGCCGCTGGACCATTCCTTTCGAAAAGCCGCGCACTTTTCGATTGCTCGCGGCCTGAAGCCCCAGGCGCGCAAGCTGACGGGGGACAGCCTCGGCGATTTTCTCTTTCGGCATTTCCGCGAGCTGACCATAGAAACGCAAAGCCCGCTCGGCCGTCTTGAATCCGTAAGTATGAAAGATTTCCGATTGGAAGCCAATGCGACGGCGAGCGGCTTCGCTTTTCGGCGGCAGACCAAAAAGACGAATTCGCCCGCGGTCTGGATTCAAGAGACCGAGCAACGCGTAGATAGTTGTCGTTTTCCCCGCACCGTTTGGTCCCACGAAGGCAACAACGCTCCCACGCTCGACGCGCAGATTTAGATCAAACACCGCCTGGACCTGGCGCCGTCGTAACCGGCTGCGAAATGCTTTGCTCAGCTCCTCGACCTCGATAATCGCGGAGCCGTCAAGGTTCATGCTGCTTCTGCTGCCGAAGGTAGTTCTCGACCGTGAATTGGAGGTAAGGGTCAACGCCCACGAGAACCTGGAGGACCTTGCCGTCCTGCCCGACGAGAATCGTGGTCGGCAGCGCCTCCGCCCCTAATTGCTTGAAGACGGACGAATCCCTGTCGATCAGAACCGGGAATGCGGCTGGCCTGCTTCTCAGATACGAGTCTGCTTTTTCGCGCTGTTTATCGACATTGATGGCGAGCACGGAGAATCCTTCGGCTTTCTTGCTTGCGTAAAGTTTTTCGAGCTCCGGCATCTCCATTCGGCATGGAGTACACCAGGAGGCCCAAAACGTAATCAGCACCATTCTGTTTTGGCGCGAGACGTCACTAAATTTTACCATTTGGCCGTTGGTATCCGGCAAGCTGAAGTCGGGCATTGCTTGACCGAGCTTGACCGAAGTGAGGGGGCTCTCTTTTGTGTTGAGCTGGTTCTTGACCTTGATACTGAAGAGTGCGAATCCGGCCAGAAGCAGGAGGGCGATCGCAGCTTTCATTCCGGGGATGGCATCCTCAGGCGGCCGCGCGTTTCTCCAGGATGTAATCGTGGATGGTGTTGACCGTCCGGAGCGCTTTGGCCGCCACTTCGGAATTCGGGACGCCGACGCCGAAAGTTTTTTCCATGCTGACGACCAGTTCGAGCGCGTCAATGGAATCAAGCCCCAGGCCGCCGGGCCCGAAGAGAGGAAGGTCATCACCGATTTCCGCCGCGGTCGTCTGAAGCATCAGGTTCTTGACCAGCATTTCCTTGATGCTGGTGCGCAGGTCGGTGTCGGGCATGGCAATCGGGTCAGTAGGAAGGATCGCGTCGTTCGCGAACGCGAGCCGCGACTGTGTCGCAATGTCCGGGCAACGTCAAATTGCCCTTATCTGAAGCCCACGGCACGTGGGCGTGCCGCCTCCAGGGGCTTAAACCCGATCCGTCCGGTCGGGATTCGGTGTCCGAGCCTGATCCGGTTCGGTCCGGACTTCGGTCGCGGCGACATTCGCCGGCGAATTCTCAATGCGAGGAACGGTTGCCGCCGGGGTCTTGACGTCGGTCTTTGCCACATCCGTTTTCCCGGCGCTATGCAGCTCGTCGCTGAACTCATCTTTCGCTTTCTGAAATTCCTTGATAGCCGAGCCCATCCCGCGTGCGAGTTCCGGCAATTTCTTCGCGCCGAAGAGCACGAGAACGATCAGGAGGATGATGATCAAGTCAGGTCCGCCAAGGTTGGGCAGTAAAGCGAACAAGCTCATAATGGGCAAGCATCTGCCCATCTCCATAAGTTGCAAGGCATTTCATGGTCTGGCAGAGGCATGCTATGTAAGGACGCATGGCTCGCCTTGGACAGGAGCTCAGGTCGCTTTTGGACAAGAAATATCGCCGCGCCTTTCGCAACCTGCGCCACCTTCCGCGACTGCCCTACCGTTATGTGATCGACGGTGGAGCGAACCGCGGCGCGTTTACCGACGCGTTCCTCCGGCTGCACAATCCGGAACGCGTCATCCTCGTCGAAGCAATTCCCGAATTGGCGGGGAAGCTGCGGACGAGATACGCAAGTGATCCGCGCCTTGCCGTGGTGGCTGCGGCGCTCTCCGATCGCAACGGCGAGGCACGTTTTGAAATCAATCGGTCCGAAGCCTCTAGCTCGCTGCTTCCGATCGATTCACGAAATTCAAAGTGGTTTGGGCGTGATCTGACTGTGGCAAAGACAGTAACGGTTCCCACCGTGACGCTGCCGGAGTTGATGACGCAGCAAGGATTACAAAGCGTCGACCTGCTGAAACTAGATCTGCAAGGCGCGGAGCGACTGGTTCTGACTGGCGCCGCCGACGTGCTCGATCGTGTCCAGGTCATCTACACGGAAGTGTTCTTTGAGCAGCTCTATGCCGGCGCCTGGCTCTTCTGGGAATCGAACGAATTTCTTTCCGAGCGCGGGTTCAAGTTGTGTGGCTTGTCCAACATCGTCCACGCCGCCGACGGCGACCTTGTCCAAGCCAACGCCACGTTCAGGCGAGTTCATGGAGACGGCCTGCCATCAGGCCGTTGAGGGAAAGCGCAGCCTCGCATTGCGCCTCCGGCACGATGGTGCAGGCTCCATTCTGAGCTCCACCCCGAGGTGGCCAGACCCGAAAACGGCGGTTGCAAACCGCCGCTCCTTGATTGCAACATCAAGCATGCGGTTTCTGATTTTCGGAATCATTTCGCTTGGGTTGCTGTCCTCCAGCCAGGCCGCCACTCTTGCCGGCCAGCAGGTCCAGCCCGGCGGCAAGATCGAGATCCGCTTCCCAGTCTCGAAATATTTCCAGGATATCGCGGCGCAGGCCGGCAACCCCAAGGTGGACACCGGCCGCGCCGTCCTGACGTTTCCGCCGTCCTTCGATCCAGCGCGCACCTGGCCTATCCTCATCGTCACCTCCACGAGCGATTTCCATCGGACCAGTGTGATGGATGCCGAATGGTATCGCGCGCCCGCGACCGCGGAAGGCTGGATCGTGCTCGGAGCGGACGCGACGATCAGTCCGCGCATCGATTCCACCCAGTGGCGTTTGGCCATGCTGGCGGCGGCGCTGGAAGCCATTCGGAAGGAATGGCCCCAGAGTGCGCGATGGCCGGTGGCCTTTGCTGGGTTTTCAGGCGGGTCCAAACGCAGCGGCACGCTCGGCGCGATGCTGGCAAAGAGCGGTTCGGTCAGGATCTGTGGATTTTTCCTGAGCGGCATGAACGAGGACCGCCTCAGCGAAGGTTATAAGAGCTA
It includes:
- a CDS encoding ABC transporter permease subunit, whose amino-acid sequence is MVKLRAIILTSFQETLHRRVLYLVLILSLIVIALLGSEMVYARMAEQAGETQVVINMAKQSFVRILETWDSAAFFLALFLGATAIPSELKSKTIVTVLARPVARWTYLLGRWIGVLLFLWAFLLFGIVGALLWGSFFHLQYGSLFWLGLVDLFVHATFFSGVSVGLSVVLPPAAAGALTFLLTILPTLVKSTMGHPFWLYRVPSFFAYYLAPARMQVDLIEDSFKKEMVDPKYVLYGQVLLENLLYAGAVLLIACVIFKRRELRLR
- a CDS encoding ABC transporter ATP-binding protein, whose product is MNLDGSAIIEVEELSKAFRSRLRRRQVQAVFDLNLRVERGSVVAFVGPNGAGKTTTIYALLGLLNPDRGRIRLFGLPPKSEAARRRIGFQSEIFHTYGFKTAERALRFYGQLAEMPKEKIAEAVPRQLARLGLQAASNRKVRGFSKGMVQRLGLAQALLHQPELLILDEPTTGLDPEGRKLVAEIILEEKNRGTTVFLSSHILSDVERTCDHVVILRQGSVAFSATMASLRGGPDEWEIEVVNCSPRVRESIGASDLREQGADVVVRCSTADKSSLLRHLLEANAEIGSVRRTRSLEDLYMKYAGGTSHG
- a CDS encoding TlpA disulfide reductase family protein, whose product is MKAAIALLLLAGFALFSIKVKNQLNTKESPLTSVKLGQAMPDFSLPDTNGQMVKFSDVSRQNRMVLITFWASWCTPCRMEMPELEKLYASKKAEGFSVLAINVDKQREKADSYLRSRPAAFPVLIDRDSSVFKQLGAEALPTTILVGQDGKVLQVLVGVDPYLQFTVENYLRQQKQHEP
- a CDS encoding acyl carrier protein, coding for MPDTDLRTSIKEMLVKNLMLQTTAAEIGDDLPLFGPGGLGLDSIDALELVVSMEKTFGVGVPNSEVAAKALRTVNTIHDYILEKRAAA
- a CDS encoding twin-arginine translocase TatA/TatE family subunit, yielding MSLFALLPNLGGPDLIIILLIVLVLFGAKKLPELARGMGSAIKEFQKAKDEFSDELHSAGKTDVAKTDVKTPAATVPRIENSPANVAATEVRTEPDQARTPNPDRTDRV
- a CDS encoding FkbM family methyltransferase; translated protein: MARLGQELRSLLDKKYRRAFRNLRHLPRLPYRYVIDGGANRGAFTDAFLRLHNPERVILVEAIPELAGKLRTRYASDPRLAVVAAALSDRNGEARFEINRSEASSSLLPIDSRNSKWFGRDLTVAKTVTVPTVTLPELMTQQGLQSVDLLKLDLQGAERLVLTGAADVLDRVQVIYTEVFFEQLYAGAWLFWESNEFLSERGFKLCGLSNIVHAADGDLVQANATFRRVHGDGLPSGR